Proteins from one Fragaria vesca subsp. vesca linkage group LG6, FraVesHawaii_1.0, whole genome shotgun sequence genomic window:
- the LOC101304025 gene encoding uncharacterized protein LOC101304025 — MGNYISCRLSVSNTGGGKHCKKVTKVVVPSGEIRELNEPVKAAEVMLETPNFFLVNTKCLHMGSRFSALNADHDLEMGSVYVMFPMKRLNSTVTSSDMSALFLTAVATPKPKRQLSAHRNMNWQEATDKLNLDDIQEFSAPEFMHRLSMTRSKKPLLETITEETVSVCSR; from the coding sequence ATGGGCAACTACATTTCTTGCAGGCTGTCAGTAAGTAACACTGGAGGAGGAAAGCACTGCAAAAAGGTGACCAAAGTGGTGGTTCCGAGTGGTGAAATACGAGAGTTGAATGAACCAGTAAAAGCCGCGGAGGTGATGCTCGAGACCCCGAACTTCTTCCTAGTAAACACCAAGTGTCTCCATATGGGCAGCAGATTTTCTGCTCTCAATGCCGACCATGACTTGGAGATGGGCAGCGTTTACGTCATGTTTCCCATGAAGAGGCTCAACTCCACCGTCACATCATCTGACATGTCCGCCTTGTTCCTCACCGCCGTTGCCACTCCCAAACCCAAACGGCAGCTTTCCGCTCATCGTAACATGAATTGGCAAGAGGCAACAGACAAGCTAAATCTGGATGATATCCAAGAGTTCTCGGCCCCGGAATTCATGCATCGATTATCCATGACTAGGTCCAAGAAGCCATTGTTGGAGACCATAACAGAAGAGACTGTTAGTGTTTGTTCAAGGTGA
- the LOC101304313 gene encoding uncharacterized protein LOC101304313, which translates to MAVLDSTDLYLTALTTFSHPHPPPPQLSLPTLPPTFPHSKLIPRTRFAVDAFRYAGDYSVSYFLSHFHSDHYGGLSPSWSKGLVFCSPTTARLLTQVLRVSSLFVVALPLRQPLVIDGCEVVLVDANHCPGAVQFLFQVPLPGGAQLSERYLHTGDFRFSPCMKSDPFLSTFVGCEAVFLDTTYCNPKFVFPSQQESVDYVCRVIQTETVVGQPKTVLFLVATYVIGKEKILLEIARRCNRKVHVDARKMAVLRVLGFGDSGVFTEDECETDVHVVGWNVLGDTWPYFRPNFVKIEEIMAHKGYSRVVGFVPTGWTYEVKRNKFSVRSKDALEIHLVPYSEHSNYDELREYVRFLKPKRVIPTVGSDVEKIDSKHAGKMQKHFAGLIDEMANKKEFLRGFHCGSTEVGGKVDSDANDCPMDGQYLDEKASTDTNVGAPIQLFSPLQEPDSQTPMLLTDDKEEEIIQELRNCLPSWVTRQQMLELIGSSGGDIVEAVSKFYDRETEFRGQGIASATAVSVSETSKLCDTATPTKAGSVHANIDVSSSRDHISPNPSNIIIKSGISPGKRGKKISNKVNKKLKLQPKLESCGPKQSIITRFFSKVLPDVTASGETGSMGEQNPKDKNLPDHGTQPYKDAVDQFLQIIDGNESLKSYADRVIRKANGDISRAVDIHYCNEGKSGENEMELVAEANSVQSNSCVDNYSADQKIIELGKTGLLADSSVLLSSPDNIDATSVSLPPEKYNPVEHACWSNGQHAPYLHLARTFDLLENEKGKIKATSMLCNMFRSLLALSPDDVLPSVYLCTNKIAADHKNVELNIGGSLVTSALEDACGTSRSKIRDMYNELGDLGDVAQACRQTQTLLAPPSPLLIKDVFLALWKISVQTGSGSSARKRSLIVNLMRSCREKEMKFLVRTLVRNLRIGAMMKTVLPALAQAVVLNSFHSCNHKGTIESLMDKLQRHSAAVVEAYNVLPSLDVVIPSLMKRGIGFSSSTLSMVPGIPIKPMLARITNGVQQTLKLFENKAFTCEYKYDGQRAQIHKLVDGSVHIFSRNGDESTSRFPDLINIINQSCKPDALTFILDGEVVGVDRKNGCRLMSFQELSSRGRGSRDASITLDSIKVDICVFVFDIMFANGQQLLSFPLRRRRKYLKEMFYDEKLGYFEYAKEMTVEAEDACLASEATLAKMNSFLENAFVSSCEGIMVKCLDVDAGYLPSKRMDTWLKVKRDYIEGLRDSLDLVPIGAWHGNGRKAGWYSPFLMACYNPETEELQSVCRVMSGFSDLFYTEMKSFYSGDKILAKKPPYYRTAEVPDMWFSPELVWEIRGADFTVSPVHQAALGLVHPSRGISIRFPRYIRTVTDRKPEECSTASDIAEMFHSQTRKMDVASEDGS; encoded by the exons ATGGCGGTTCTAGATTCTACGGACCTCTACCTGACAGCCCTAACAACCTTTTCACACCCACACCCGCCCCCACCTCAACTCTCTCTCCCTACACTTCCCCCCACATTCCCCCACTCCAAACTCATTCCCAGAACCCGTTTCGCCGTCGACGCTTTCCGCTACGCCGGCGATTACTCCGTCTCTTACTTCCTCTCTCACTTCCACTCGGATCACTACGGCGGTCTCTCTCCCAGTTGGTCTAAGGGCCTCGTGTTCTGCTCCCCCACCACCGCCCGTCTCCTCACACAGGTCCTCCGCGTCTCTTCTCTCTTTGTCGTTGCCCTCCCACTCCGACAACCCCTTGTCATCGATGGATGCGAGGTTGTGCTTGTTGACGCCAATCACTGTCCGGGTGCCGTTCAGTTCTTGTTCCAAGTCCCCCTTCCCGGCGGTGCCCAACTCTCCGAGAGGTATCTTCATACTGGTGATTTTCGATTTTCTCCTTGCATGAAGTCGGACCCTTTTCTCTCTACATTTGTGGGCTGCGAAGCCGTTTTCTTGGATACCACTTATTGTAATCCCAAATTCGTGTTTCCTTCGCAACAAGAATCTGTTGATTATGTTTGTCGCGTGATCCAGACGGAGACAGTTGTAGGCCAACCCAAAACTGTTCTCTTCCTTGTTGCTACTTATGTTATTGGGAAAGAGAAGATTCTGTTGGAAATTGCTCGTAGGTGTAACCGCAAAGTGCATGTGGATGCTCGGAAAATGGCCGTCTTGCGCGTCTTGGGTTTCGGAGACAGTGGGGTGTTTACGGAGGATGAATGTGAGACTGATGTGCATGTTGTTGGGTGGAACGTCTTGGGTGACACTTGGCCATATTTCCGGCCTAATTTTGTGAAAATAGAGGAGATTATGGCTCATAAGGGGTATTCCAGGGTTGTAGGCTTTGTCCCTACTGGCTGGACTTATGAAGTGAAGCGTAATAAGTTTTCGGTAAGGTCAAAGGATGCTCTTGAGATCCATCTTGTGCCCTACAGTGAACATTCAAACTATGATGAACTTAGAGAATACGTGCGGTTTTTGAAACCAAAACGCGTGATTCCTACTGTGGGTTCCGATGTCGAGAAGATTGACAGTAAACATGCCGGTAAAATGCAAAAGCATTTTGCTGGGTTGATCGATGAAATGGCTAACAAAAAAGAGTTCTTGAGGGGTTTTCATTGTGGGTCTACAGAAGTAGGTGGGAAGGTTGACAGTGATGCCAATGATTGCCCCATGGATGGGCAGTATCTGGATGAAAAGGCATCAACTGATACTAATGTTGGCGCTCCCATTCAATTGTTCTCTCCTCTCCAAGAACCTGATTCACAAACTCCAATGCTGTTAACTGATGACAAAGAGGAGGAAATCATTCAAGAACTTCGTAATTGTCTGCCTTCCTGGGTCACACGCCAGCAAATGCTAGAGCTGATTGGGAGCTCAGGAGGCGACATTGTTGAAGCAGTCAGTAAATTTTATGATCGTGAAACAGAATTTCGTGGTCAAGGGATTGCCTCTGCAACTGCTGTATCTGTATCCGAGACCAGCAAACTGTGTGACACTGCAACGCCGACAAAAGCAGGTTCTGTTCATGCAAATATTGACGTTTCTTCAAGCCGAGATCATATTTCACCCAACCCAAGTAACATCATCATTAAAAGTGGCATTTCTCCTGGCAAAAGAGGGAAGAAGATTAGTAATAAAGTAAACAAGAAACTCAAGTTACAGCCGAAGTTGGAGTCATGTGGGCCAAAACAATCAATCATAACAAGGTTTTTTAGTAAAGTTTTGCCTGATGTTACAGCAAGTGGAGAGACTGGATCCATGGGTGAACAAAACCCTAAAGATAAAAATTTGCCCGATCATGGCACCCAACCCTACAAGGATGCAGTAGATCAATTTCTTCAGATAATAGATGGCAATGAATCATTAAAAAGCTATGCTGATAGAGTTATTCGAAAGGCAAATGGGGATATTAGTAGGGCAGTGGATATACATTACTGTAACGAAGGCAAGTCTGGTGAGAATGAAATGGAGTTAGTGGCTGAGGCAAACTCAGTTCAGTCCAACAGTTGTGTGGACAACTATTCCGCTGACCAAAAGATAATTGAATTAGGGAAGACAGGACTGTTAGCTGATTCATCTGTTCTGCTTTCATCACCAGATAATATAGATGCAACTTCTGTTTCACTACCGCCAGAAAAATACAACCCTGTAGAGCATG CATGCTGGAGTAATGGACAACATGCTCCTTATTTACATCTTGCACGAACCTTTGACTTACTTGAGAATGAAAAAGGCAAGATAAAGGCTACATCTATGCTCTGCAATATGTTCAGAAG TTTGCTTGCCTTGTCTCCTGATGATGTGCTGCCTTCAGTTTATTTGTGCACCAATAAGATAGCTGCAGACCATAAAAATGTG GAGCTGAACATTGGTGGAAGTTTGGTTACATCAGCACTGGAGGATGCATGCGGGACAAGTAGATCCAAAATCAGGGATATGTACAATGAATTGGGAGATCTTG GTGATGTTGCTCAAGCATGCCGACAGACACAGACTTTACTTGCCCCTCCTTCACCACTTCTAATAAAAGATGTATTTTTGGCGCTCTGGAAGATAAG TGTACAAACAGGTAGTGGAAGCAGTGCTCGAAAGAGAAGCCTGATTGTGAATCTCATGCGTTCTTGCAGAGAGAAAGAGATGAAGTTCCTTGTCAGAACACTG GTTCGGAACTTACGTATTGGGGCAATGATGAAAACTGTTCTACCTGCTCTGGCTCAAGCTGTTGTTCTGAATTCCTTCCATAGCTGTAACCACAAAGGAACTATAGAAAGTTTGATGGATAAGCTTCAG CGTCATTCAGCAGCTGTAGTAGAGGCATACAATGTACTGCCCAGTTTG GATGTGGTCATTCCTTCTCTCATGAAAAGAGGCATTGGATTCTCTTCATCAACTTTGTCAATGGTTCCAGGAATACCAATCAAGCCAATGCTTGCAAG AATCACAAATGGTGTTCAGCAAACACTGAAGCTGTTTGAAAATAAAGCTTTTACATGTGAATACAA ATATGATGGCCAGCGTGCACAAATTCATAAACTAGTTGATGGGTCCGTGCATATTTTTTCACGAAATGGGGACGAGTCGACTTCGAGATTTCCAGATCTGATTAATATAATCAATCAATCTTGTAAACCTGATGCATTAACTTTCATACTGGATGGAGAG GTTGTCGGAGTTGATAGGAAGAATGGGTGCAGGCTAATGTCCTTCCAAGAATTATCTTCACGTGGGAGAGGGAGCAGAGATGCATCAATAACATTGGATAGCATAAAG GTCGACATTTGCGTATTTGTCTTCGACATCATGTTTGCCAATGGACAACA GTTGTTAAGCTTTCCTCTGAGGAGAAGACGAAAGT ATTTGAAAGAAATGTTTTACGATGAGAAGTTGGGTTACTTCGAATATGCCAAGGAAATGACA GTTGAGGCAGAGGATGCTTGTTTAGCCAGTGAAGCGACATTAGCAAAAATGAACTCTTTCCTTGAAAATGCATTTGTTTCCTCATGTGAAGGGATTATGGTGAAATGTTTAGATGTTGATGCTGGATATTTGCCATCAAAGCGTATGGATACTTGGTTAAAG GTCAAGCGAGATTACATAGAGGGATTGCGTGATTCACTTGATTTGGTCCCAATTGGAGCTTGGCATGGAAACGGGAGAAAGGCAGGCTG GTACAGTCCATTTCTCATGGCATGTTACAACCCTGAAACTGAAGAACTTCAAAGCGTCTGTCGTGTTATGTCTGGGTTTTCAGATTTATTCTATACAGAG ATGAAAAGTTTTTATTCTGGGGACAAGATCTTGGCCAAAAAACCACCTTACTATAGAACAGCTGAGGTGCCTGATATGTGGTTCTCTCCAGAGCTTGTTTGGGAAATAAGAGGTGCAGACTTTACAGTGTCTCCAGTTCACCAGGCCGCTTTGGGTTTAGTTCATCCATCACGTGGCATTTCCATTCGATTCCCGAGATACATTCGCACTGTGACTGATAGAAAACCAGAGGAATGTAGCACAGCTTCTGATATAGCTGAAATGTTTCATTCTCAGACGAGGAAGATGGACGTGGCTTCTGAAGATGGGAGCTGA